The proteins below are encoded in one region of Flavobacterium sp. IMCC34852:
- a CDS encoding acyl-[acyl-carrier-protein] thioesterase, with the protein MPIAANFTSKLQQNWEITFLQCYPNGYLKYTDLCNILQLTAGFHAELGGISFSDMQAHHQAWVLSRMRVEIKRLPKWKETVTVKTWINSLENSRSIRCLEMYIGDEKIIGCETFWAVFNTKTRRPESLALPHEHFEKYTERATEKMFGKIDFQHEMQTIGKHKVKLSDLDIVNHANSVKYLEWCLDCVDVAVIQNQKIESFEMNYLKEVSLNDKVEIKQKVSEDHVIFAVEREEKTCFALQLWLK; encoded by the coding sequence ATGCCTATTGCAGCAAATTTCACCTCAAAACTCCAACAAAATTGGGAAATCACTTTCTTACAATGCTATCCTAATGGGTATTTGAAATACACTGATTTGTGTAATATTTTGCAATTAACGGCCGGTTTTCATGCCGAATTAGGTGGCATTAGTTTTAGCGATATGCAAGCGCATCATCAGGCTTGGGTTTTGAGTCGGATGCGAGTTGAAATCAAACGTTTGCCTAAATGGAAAGAAACGGTAACCGTAAAAACTTGGATAAACTCGCTTGAAAATTCGCGTTCGATACGTTGTTTGGAAATGTATATTGGTGACGAAAAAATTATAGGCTGTGAAACTTTTTGGGCCGTTTTTAATACCAAAACGCGACGGCCTGAATCATTAGCTTTGCCGCATGAGCATTTTGAGAAATATACCGAAAGAGCTACTGAAAAAATGTTTGGCAAAATCGATTTCCAGCATGAAATGCAAACGATTGGCAAGCATAAAGTGAAACTTTCCGATTTAGACATCGTGAACCACGCCAATAGTGTGAAATATTTAGAATGGTGTTTGGATTGCGTTGATGTAGCGGTGATTCAAAACCAGAAAATTGAAAGTTTTGAAATGAATTACCTCAAAGAAGTTTCGCTAAACGACAAGGTTGAAATCAAGCAGAAAGTTTCCGAAGACCATGTCATATTTGCGGTTGAGCGTGAAGAAAAGACTTGCTTTGCTTTGCAATTATGGCTCAAATAG
- the miaA gene encoding tRNA (adenosine(37)-N6)-dimethylallyltransferase MiaA, translating into MNYLITIIGPTAIGKTSLSIALAQHFGCDIISCDSRQFFKEMRVGTAVPNEEELNSAPHHFIQNKSIHESYSVGDFEQEAIAKLDELFLKNNVQIMVGGSGLYVDAVLKGFDDFPEINENIRKQINADFEILGIDYLQQKLKKSDPVYYQKLSVENPQTLQNPQRMKRFVEVCLGSGKPYSSFIGQKKNSRHFTPIVLGLEADRAIMYDRINQRVDLMMNEGLLAEAEQLFPHQQLNALQTVGYRELFDYFTGKISLDFAIEEIKKNTRRFAKRQITWFKRSENATWFDYQVDRKKIIEHIENQFIIHNS; encoded by the coding sequence TTGAACTACTTAATCACCATTATAGGACCAACAGCCATCGGGAAAACTTCCCTAAGCATTGCTTTGGCCCAACATTTCGGTTGTGATATTATTTCGTGTGACAGTCGACAATTTTTCAAGGAGATGCGAGTTGGCACAGCGGTTCCAAACGAGGAAGAACTCAATTCAGCACCACATCATTTTATTCAAAACAAATCGATTCACGAGTCCTATTCTGTTGGTGATTTTGAGCAGGAAGCGATAGCTAAATTAGACGAATTATTTCTGAAGAATAACGTCCAAATCATGGTTGGCGGTTCGGGTTTGTATGTCGATGCCGTACTCAAAGGTTTTGACGATTTTCCGGAGATTAACGAAAATATCAGAAAGCAAATAAATGCTGATTTTGAAATACTTGGGATTGATTACCTACAGCAAAAATTAAAAAAATCAGATCCGGTGTATTACCAAAAACTAAGTGTTGAAAATCCACAAACTTTACAAAATCCGCAACGGATGAAACGCTTTGTGGAAGTTTGTTTAGGCAGCGGAAAACCGTATTCGAGTTTTATCGGACAAAAGAAAAACAGTCGCCACTTCACTCCTATTGTCCTCGGTTTGGAAGCCGACAGGGCAATTATGTATGACCGAATCAACCAACGCGTTGACCTCATGATGAATGAAGGCCTTTTGGCGGAAGCCGAACAATTGTTTCCGCACCAACAATTGAATGCATTGCAAACGGTTGGCTACCGAGAATTATTCGATTATTTTACCGGAAAGATTAGTTTAGATTTTGCCATAGAAGAAATCAAGAAAAATACGCGCCGTTTTGCCAAACGCCAAATCACTTGGTTTAAGCGTAGTGAAAATGCCACTTGGTTTGATTATCAAGTTGACAGAAAAAAAATTATTGAGCATATAGAAAACCAATTCATAATTCATAATTCATAA
- a CDS encoding exonuclease domain-containing protein, protein MYAILDIETTGGQFNEEGITEIAIYKFDGHEVVDQFISLVNPEKPIQPFVVKLTGINNAMLRSAPKFYEVAKRIIEITENCIVVAHNASFDYRILRTEFSRLGYDYVKPTLCTVELAQKLIPGQASYSLGKLVRSLGIPVTDRHRASGDALATVKLFKMILDKDVSKEILISLIKAEIKKGLSPKLLDIVESMPTRTGIYYIHNEKGDLIYIGKSKNIKKRINQHFTGTSGKSKKIQRDVFAVTYEETGSELIALLKESEEIKINKPIYNRSQRKTIFQYALYAEKDENGYLALRVQKADGRKKEITAFTSIQEGKNILHKITAEHQLCQKINGLYETKNGCFQLKIKECKGACINQEPPEEYNDRVAEFISEMKFDNDNMVIIDRGRNINERSAVLIENGIYKGYCFFDLNYQVNNIEILKNLIIPMQNNRDTRTIIQGYLRRHKVIRIVKF, encoded by the coding sequence TTGTACGCCATACTCGACATAGAAACCACCGGAGGCCAGTTTAACGAAGAAGGCATTACCGAAATCGCCATCTACAAGTTTGACGGTCACGAAGTTGTGGACCAATTTATCAGTTTGGTCAATCCTGAAAAACCCATTCAACCCTTTGTGGTCAAATTGACCGGAATAAACAATGCTATGTTACGCTCGGCTCCTAAGTTTTATGAAGTCGCCAAACGCATTATCGAAATCACTGAGAATTGTATCGTTGTAGCACACAATGCTTCGTTTGACTACAGAATTTTGCGCACTGAATTCAGTCGATTGGGCTATGATTATGTTAAACCAACGCTTTGTACGGTCGAATTGGCTCAAAAACTGATTCCCGGGCAAGCTTCTTATAGTTTGGGAAAATTGGTTCGTTCCTTAGGTATTCCGGTAACCGACAGACATCGCGCCAGCGGAGATGCTTTGGCTACCGTGAAATTATTCAAAATGATTTTGGACAAAGACGTTTCTAAAGAAATTCTCATCAGCTTAATCAAAGCCGAAATTAAAAAAGGATTATCGCCCAAATTACTCGATATCGTAGAAAGCATGCCTACTCGAACCGGTATTTACTATATCCACAACGAAAAAGGAGATCTGATTTACATTGGCAAGAGCAAGAATATCAAGAAACGCATCAACCAACATTTCACCGGAACTTCAGGCAAAAGCAAGAAAATCCAACGCGATGTTTTTGCAGTAACCTATGAAGAAACCGGCAGCGAACTCATTGCTTTGCTCAAAGAAAGCGAAGAAATCAAAATCAATAAGCCAATTTACAACCGTTCGCAACGCAAAACTATTTTCCAATATGCCTTGTATGCGGAGAAAGACGAAAACGGCTATTTGGCTTTGAGAGTTCAAAAAGCGGATGGTCGCAAAAAAGAAATTACGGCCTTTACGTCGATACAAGAAGGCAAAAACATATTGCATAAAATTACCGCCGAACACCAATTGTGCCAAAAAATCAACGGTTTATATGAGACCAAGAATGGTTGTTTTCAACTCAAAATCAAAGAGTGCAAAGGCGCTTGCATTAACCAAGAACCGCCAGAAGAGTATAACGATCGCGTAGCAGAATTCATCAGCGAAATGAAGTTTGACAATGACAATATGGTCATCATCGACCGTGGCAGAAATATTAACGAACGCAGCGCAGTGCTGATTGAAAACGGAATTTATAAAGGCTATTGCTTTTTCGATTTGAATTACCAAGTCAACAACATCGAAATCCTGAAAAACCTAATCATCCCGATGCAAAACAACCGAGACACCCGAACCATTATTCAAGGTTATTTGCGAAGACATAAAGTAATTCGAATTGTAAAATTTTAA
- a CDS encoding YggS family pyridoxal phosphate-dependent enzyme, protein MSIAQNLLDIKASLPENVTLVAVSKTKPVTDLMEAYHAGQRIFGENKIQEMTEKWQQMPKDIEWHMIGHVQSNKVKYMVPYVKLIHGVDSLKLLKEINRQAVRWRKNINCLLQIHIAEEETKFGLDETELDELLNSEELKEMQNIKIVGLMGMATFTDNVQQIEKEFKYLKSLFDKYQQPTTNNRQLTTLSMGMSGDYQLAIDCGSNMVRIGSSIFGTR, encoded by the coding sequence ATGTCAATAGCACAAAACCTTCTCGATATAAAAGCTTCTCTTCCTGAAAATGTTACACTGGTAGCGGTTTCTAAAACCAAACCCGTGACCGATTTGATGGAAGCCTACCATGCAGGCCAACGCATTTTCGGGGAAAACAAAATCCAGGAAATGACCGAAAAATGGCAGCAAATGCCCAAGGACATTGAATGGCATATGATTGGCCACGTGCAATCCAACAAAGTGAAGTACATGGTGCCGTATGTGAAACTGATTCACGGGGTTGACAGTTTGAAATTACTCAAAGAAATCAACCGCCAAGCCGTTCGTTGGAGAAAAAATATTAATTGTCTGTTGCAAATTCACATCGCTGAAGAAGAAACCAAATTCGGCTTAGATGAAACAGAATTAGATGAATTACTAAATTCAGAAGAACTAAAAGAAATGCAAAACATCAAAATTGTCGGCTTAATGGGCATGGCTACCTTCACTGATAATGTGCAACAAATCGAAAAGGAATTCAAATACCTAAAGTCATTATTCGATAAATACCAACAACCGACAACCAATAACCGACAACTGACAACCCTATCCATGGGCATGAGCGGCGACTACCAACTTGCCATCGATTGCGGCAGTAACATGGTTCGCATAGGAAGTAGTATCTTTGGAACACGATAA
- a CDS encoding DUF1015 domain-containing protein produces the protein MSKIIPFKAVRPTPDKVALVTCRNYDDYSSAELAAWLSFNPYSFLHVIHPAYMHSQKITLDKRFKGVAHKYQDFKDDGIFMTEDKAVFFLYEIQTKSQSFTGIVAGTSIDDYKHNIIKKHEDTLQYRVEYFKDYLHQTGFNTEPVLITYPDNDALNTWIAEKKKSTPIYNYSTTNKEQHQLWKIDSDTEIHWLIQQFENIPELYIADGHHRSASAELLFDEDQHLGNQNLNYFMSFLIAESNVKIYEYNRIIRDLNGYSKEDFLEKLSENFILKDKEQELWKPQSKFEFGMYLDGSFYALFYKQEKSQPSILENLDAQILYDKVLQPLLGIEDLRNDERIEYIPGKQSISTIKELVDEGEFEVGFMLYPSDISEIKALADNNLIMPPKSTYIEPKFRSGLMVYEL, from the coding sequence ATGAGCAAAATAATCCCTTTCAAAGCCGTTCGTCCAACACCCGATAAAGTGGCCTTGGTGACTTGCCGAAACTACGATGATTACAGTTCGGCCGAGCTAGCCGCTTGGTTGAGTTTTAATCCGTATTCGTTTTTGCATGTGATTCATCCTGCGTACATGCATTCGCAAAAAATCACTTTAGACAAACGCTTTAAAGGTGTGGCGCACAAATACCAAGATTTCAAAGATGACGGTATTTTTATGACCGAAGACAAAGCTGTTTTTTTTCTATATGAAATTCAAACTAAAAGCCAGTCTTTCACCGGAATAGTTGCCGGAACTTCTATCGATGATTACAAGCACAACATCATCAAAAAACACGAAGACACTTTGCAATACCGCGTAGAATATTTCAAAGATTATTTGCACCAAACGGGTTTCAATACAGAACCGGTTTTAATCACTTATCCGGACAATGATGCACTGAATACTTGGATAGCCGAAAAGAAAAAGAGTACGCCTATATACAACTATTCGACTACCAATAAAGAGCAACACCAACTTTGGAAAATTGATTCCGATACCGAAATCCATTGGTTAATCCAACAATTCGAGAACATACCTGAGTTGTACATAGCCGATGGTCATCACCGCTCGGCTTCAGCAGAATTACTTTTTGACGAAGACCAACATTTAGGCAATCAAAACCTAAACTATTTTATGAGTTTTTTGATAGCCGAAAGCAATGTAAAAATCTATGAATACAACCGAATTATTCGGGATTTAAATGGCTATTCAAAAGAAGATTTTCTCGAAAAACTTTCCGAAAATTTCATTCTGAAAGACAAAGAACAAGAATTGTGGAAACCGCAAAGCAAGTTTGAATTCGGCATGTATCTCGACGGTAGTTTTTATGCGTTATTTTACAAGCAGGAGAAAAGCCAACCCTCCATTTTAGAGAATTTGGATGCTCAAATTTTATACGACAAAGTGTTGCAACCTTTGTTAGGCATAGAAGATTTGCGAAACGACGAACGTATCGAATACATTCCCGGAAAGCAATCTATTTCAACTATAAAAGAATTGGTAGACGAAGGCGAATTTGAAGTAGGCTTTATGCTCTACCCTTCCGATATTTCGGAGATTAAAGCTTTAGCCGATAACAATTTGATTATGCCGCCAAAAAGTACTTATATTGAACCCAAGTTCCGTAGCGGATTAATGGTGTATGAATTATAA
- a CDS encoding 3-hydroxyacyl-CoA dehydrogenase family protein, translating to MNTIAVIGAGTMGNGIAHTFAQSGFTVKLIDVSEKSLEKGMATIAANLDRMVTKGTISEEDKHQTIGNIITYTDIKDGVVGCDLVVEAATENVGLKLNIFKQLSELCDHNVILATNTSSISITQIAAQVVHPERVIGMHFMNPVPIMKLVEIIRGYNTSDEVTKIIMDLSVKLGKVPTEVNDYPGFVANRILMPMINESIETLYNGVAGVSEIDTVMKLGMAHPMGPLQLADFIGLDVCLSILNVMYDGFKNPKYAPCPLLVNMVMAGKLGVKSGEGFYDYSESKKAEKVSKQFI from the coding sequence ATGAATACAATTGCTGTAATAGGTGCAGGAACCATGGGCAACGGAATTGCTCATACTTTTGCACAAAGCGGTTTTACCGTAAAACTAATCGATGTTTCCGAGAAATCATTGGAAAAAGGAATGGCAACGATTGCCGCTAACCTGGACCGAATGGTAACCAAAGGAACAATTTCTGAAGAAGACAAACACCAAACCATCGGCAACATCATCACTTACACCGATATCAAAGATGGCGTAGTAGGTTGTGATTTAGTTGTTGAAGCGGCAACAGAAAACGTTGGTTTAAAACTTAACATCTTCAAACAACTGAGCGAACTCTGTGACCACAATGTAATTTTGGCTACAAACACTTCTTCCATATCCATTACGCAAATTGCCGCTCAAGTGGTTCATCCGGAACGTGTAATCGGAATGCACTTTATGAATCCGGTGCCAATCATGAAATTGGTGGAAATTATCAGAGGCTACAATACCTCAGATGAAGTGACCAAAATCATCATGGATTTATCGGTGAAATTAGGCAAAGTACCAACTGAAGTCAACGATTATCCAGGCTTTGTAGCCAACAGAATTCTAATGCCGATGATTAATGAATCCATCGAAACTTTATACAATGGCGTAGCCGGCGTAAGCGAAATCGATACGGTGATGAAACTCGGAATGGCACATCCAATGGGACCATTACAATTGGCAGATTTCATCGGATTAGACGTTTGTCTTTCTATCCTAAACGTAATGTATGATGGCTTCAAAAACCCTAAATATGCTCCTTGTCCATTGTTAGTCAACATGGTAATGGCCGGAAAACTCGGTGTAAAATCGGGAGAAGGTTTTTATGATTATTCAGAGTCCAAAAAAGCTGAGAAAGTATCCAAACAATTTATTTAG
- a CDS encoding Gfo/Idh/MocA family protein — MLKVGVLGAGHLGKIHLRLLQQSEKYELVGFYDENTEYAEKIAAEFGYKRFDTIAKLIHAVDVIDIVTPTLSHYKCAKVSIKSGKHVFIEKPIATTVEEAEEIIALAKEYHVKGQVGHVERFNPAFTAVKNQIDNPMFIETHRLAEFNPRGTDVPVVLDLMIHDIDAILSVVKSKVKAVHASGVSVLSQSPDIANARIEFENGCVANITSSRISMKNMRKSRFFQKDAYISVDYLDKVCEVVKMKEAPEVPGDFDMILQNAEGEKKQIYFNNPEVAPNNAILDELETFADAINNNTNPVVTLEDGTEALRVAYMIIDSMNEK; from the coding sequence ATGCTCAAAGTTGGCGTTTTAGGTGCCGGTCACCTCGGAAAAATACACTTGCGATTACTACAACAATCTGAAAAATATGAACTGGTAGGTTTTTATGATGAAAACACGGAATACGCCGAAAAAATTGCGGCTGAGTTTGGTTACAAACGCTTCGACACCATAGCCAAATTAATCCATGCGGTTGATGTGATTGATATTGTTACTCCCACTCTTTCTCATTACAAATGTGCCAAAGTGTCCATCAAATCGGGAAAACACGTTTTCATCGAAAAGCCTATCGCTACTACTGTGGAGGAAGCCGAAGAAATCATTGCTTTAGCCAAAGAATACCATGTCAAAGGTCAGGTTGGTCACGTAGAGCGATTCAATCCGGCTTTTACAGCAGTCAAAAATCAAATCGACAATCCTATGTTTATCGAAACCCATCGCTTGGCTGAATTCAATCCGCGTGGTACCGATGTTCCGGTGGTTTTAGACTTAATGATACACGATATTGATGCAATTTTAAGTGTAGTAAAATCGAAAGTAAAAGCGGTTCACGCGAGCGGTGTTTCGGTATTGAGTCAGTCACCCGATATTGCCAATGCCCGTATCGAATTTGAAAACGGTTGTGTGGCCAATATTACTTCGAGCCGCATTTCTATGAAAAATATGCGCAAGTCGCGTTTCTTCCAAAAAGATGCCTACATCTCGGTGGATTATTTAGACAAAGTATGCGAAGTCGTAAAAATGAAAGAAGCACCGGAAGTTCCGGGTGATTTTGATATGATTTTACAAAATGCCGAAGGCGAAAAAAAACAAATCTATTTCAACAATCCGGAAGTAGCGCCCAATAATGCCATTTTGGACGAATTGGAAACTTTCGCCGATGCCATCAACAACAACACCAATCCGGTGGTTACGTTAGAAGACGGAACGGAAGCCTTACGCGTGGCGTATATGATTATTGATTCAATGAACGAAAAATAA